The Setaria viridis chromosome 6, Setaria_viridis_v4.0, whole genome shotgun sequence genome contains a region encoding:
- the LOC117861587 gene encoding uncharacterized protein, with amino-acid sequence MTSARLSPPLGFNFRSLGLREPNTHRPFLQDLRRDSSLPGFRQKSSDPWVGVPDLRGRAGHLFDAMPPKVTKRWVPVNRVEGAPCGGGGGDPATARRSVLPDAPLHHRLVPPKNTTPPKGTMRWVPVNRAGGTAASRGREGGVPDADRLSALPDALLHHIMSFLKAWEVVRTCVLSWQWRHLWASAPCIDLRIRGDDNGNTPEDFPDFVRHLFRRREVSAKLDTVHLRSSDDAGAHDVRLWIRTAIKQGARVIHLVGHRKEHWLRGSSLAVLEHASFVSCHLKILKLSYALIDENILRQLSSHCPSLEELNLKDCLITGHEISSASLKVLTMFKCQINVNLSISAPNLVVLRCISPITQAPSFENMGFLVTGTIILDDYAFGDDFEDISKYERDATTDEDDDCSDSNWKNKTRYGFGAPLEGYGLGYKDDYGYGSDIESDGNTFEYSEIAIDCDEYGINGDGHNSTMDGNRQISGENSGCNDNKIKGGHNVLQSLSNATSLELLADAGEVILTRELKRCPSFSNLKTLSLGEWSMDAGFDALVFLLQHSPNLERLFLELKLNFNNKKPLVSSVKPKEKSFSCKRLQLVKIKCSKDDARVHKLAHLFRTNGISVDKIFVRRTGSAYLRGNKLTKDLARLELEFWGKVMPTCPV; translated from the exons ATGACCTCCGCTCGCCTATCGCCGCCTCTTGGTTTCAACTTTCGAAGTTTGGGACTGCGGGAGCCGAACACTCACCGCCCATTCCTCCAAGATCTCAGACGAGATTCTTCTCTTCCT GGATTCCGGCAGAAAAGCTCTGATCCTTGGGTTGGTGTTCCTGACCTTCGTGGCCGTGCAGGCCACTTGTTCGACGCAATGCCTCCGAAGGTCACCAAGCGCTGGGTGCCGGTCAACCGGGTGGAGGGAGCGCCCtgcgggggcgggggaggcgACCCTGCCACCGCACGCCGCAGCGTGCTCCCAGACGCGCCCCTGCACCACCGCTTGGTGCCCCCGAAGAACACCACACCACCGAAGGGCACCATGCGGTGGGTGCCGGTCAACCGGGCCGGTGGAACGGCGGCATCACGCGGGCGCGAGGGAGGCGTCCCTGACGCTGACCGCCTCAGCGCGCTCCCGGACGCGCTCCTGCACCACATCATGTCGTTCCTCAAGGCATGGGAGGTGGTGCGGACCTGCGTGCTATCGTGGCAGTGGCGCCACCTCTGGGCGTCCGCGCCGTGCATTGACCTCCGTATCCGTGGCGACGACAATGGCAATACGCCAGAGGACTTCCCTGACTTTGTGCGCCACCTTTTCCGCCGCCGGGAGGTGTCAGCAAAGCTGGACACGGTTCATCTGCGGTCGAGCGATGATGCCGGTGCACATGATGTCAGGTTGTGGATCCGTACTGCGATCAAGCAGGGGGCTCGAGTTATCCATCTTGTTGGGCATCGAAAGGAGCATTGGCTTCGTGGTAGCAGCCTTGCAGTGCTTGAGCATGCATCATTTGTCTCTTGCCACCTCAAGATCTTGAAGCTGTCCTATGCCCTGATTGATGAAAACATCCTCAGGCAGCTTTCATCTCATTGCCCGTCTTTGGAAGAACTGAATCTTAAAGATTGCTTGATCACTGGCCATGAGATTTCATCTGCCTCTCTGAAGGTCTTGACCATGTTCAAGTGCCAGATCAATGTGAACCTGTCTATCTCTGCTCCAAACCTTGTAGTGCTGCGCTGCATCTCACCAATAACCCAAGCTCCATCATTTGAGAACATGGGGTTTCTTGTCACAGGCACTATAATACTTGATGATTATGCCTTCGGTGATGATTTTGAAGACATCAGCAAGTATGAACGTGATGCAACCACTGATGAAGACGATGATTGTAGTGATAGCAATTGGAAGAACAAGACTCGATATGGATTTGGTGCTCCTCTAGAAGGATATGGGCTTGGTTACAAGGATGATTATGGCTATGGTAGTGACATTGAAAGTGATGGCAACACATTTGAATATAGTGAGATTGCAATCGATTGTGATGAGTATGGCATCAATGGTGATGGCCACAATTCTACTATGGATGGTAACCGTCAGATCTCTGGTGAAAACTCTGGATGCAATGATAACAAAATTAAAGGTGGCCATAATGTTCTTCAGAGCCTTTCGAATGCTACAAGTTTGGAGCTGTTGGCTGATGCTGGAGAG GTGATTCTGACTAGAGAACTAAAAAGGTGCCCAAGTTTTAGCAACCTGAAGACATTATCCCTTGGTGAATGGTCTATGGATGCTGGCTTTGATGCATTAGTGTTCTTGCTGCAGCATTCACCTAATCTGGAGAGGCTTTTTCTTGAACTTAAATTG AACTTCAACAACAAGAAGCCGTTGGTTAGCAGTGTGAAACCAAAGGAAAAATCATTTTCCTGCAAACGCCTTCAATTGGTGAAGATTAAATGCTCCAAGGATGATGCAAGAGTCCATAAGCTGGCGCATTTGTTCAGGACTAATGGTATATCAGTTGATAAGATTTTTGTTCGTCGGACTGGGAGTGCCT ATCTCCGTGGCAACAAGTTAACGAAGGATCTTGCCAGGCTCGAACTGGAGTTCTGGGGGAAAGTAATGCCCACTTGTCCTGTTTAA